The following are encoded in a window of Polynucleobacter sp. AP-Kolm-20A-A1 genomic DNA:
- the hemF gene encoding oxygen-dependent coproporphyrinogen oxidase, with protein sequence MDIAALKDYFLGLQNRITNAMSALDGKVFVADEWHKPEDSKLKGYGRTCILDGGNILEKGGVGFSHVRGNQMPPSASHHRPEVAGRSFEAMGVSLVFHPNNPKVPTTHMNVRCFIAQAPDKEPVWWFGGGFDLTPYYGVDEDCRHFHQTAKDALDPFGEELYPRFKKWCDEYFYLKHREEPRGIGGVFFDDFNELGFEKSFAMTRAVGDAFIDAYLPIVERRYKDAFTPEEKSFQEYRRGRYVEYNLIFDRGTIFGLHSGGRTESILMSMPPVVQWWYNWQPQPGTPEAKLYDYYLKPRDWLA encoded by the coding sequence ATTGATATTGCAGCCCTAAAAGATTATTTTTTGGGTTTGCAGAATCGCATTACCAATGCCATGAGCGCATTGGATGGAAAAGTTTTTGTTGCCGATGAATGGCATAAGCCTGAAGACAGCAAATTAAAAGGTTATGGCCGTACCTGCATTTTGGATGGCGGCAACATCCTGGAAAAAGGTGGTGTAGGATTCTCACATGTGCGCGGCAATCAAATGCCCCCTTCTGCCTCGCATCATCGCCCTGAAGTAGCGGGTCGCAGCTTCGAGGCTATGGGGGTCTCTTTGGTATTTCACCCCAATAACCCCAAAGTACCAACCACCCATATGAACGTGCGCTGTTTTATTGCACAAGCGCCTGACAAAGAGCCGGTGTGGTGGTTTGGTGGCGGCTTTGACCTCACTCCATATTACGGTGTAGATGAAGATTGCAGGCATTTCCATCAAACCGCTAAAGACGCTTTAGATCCATTTGGCGAAGAACTCTACCCACGCTTTAAAAAGTGGTGTGATGAGTACTTCTATTTAAAACATCGTGAAGAGCCTCGCGGCATTGGCGGTGTTTTCTTCGACGACTTCAACGAGCTTGGATTTGAGAAAAGCTTTGCGATGACACGCGCAGTTGGTGACGCATTTATTGATGCTTATCTTCCCATTGTTGAGCGTCGCTACAAAGATGCATTTACGCCCGAAGAAAAATCTTTCCAAGAATATCGTCGCGGTCGCTATGTTGAATACAACCTCATCTTCGATCGAGGCACTATTTTTGGATTGCACTCCGGTGGTCGTACTGAATCCATTTTGATGTCCATGCCACCTGTAGTTCAATGGTGGTACAACTGGCAACCACAGCCTGGCACGCCTGAAGCCAAGCTATACGACTATTACCTCAAGCCTCGCGATTGGTTAGCTTGA
- the purD gene encoding phosphoribosylamine--glycine ligase, producing MKILLIGSGGREHALAWKLAQSPQVQTVYVAPGNGGTATAKQSTAGIENLPITGLQELADFAKREKIHLTVVGPEAPLAAGIVDVFRNNGLRIFGPTQLAAQLESSKDFSKAFMKRHGIPTADYQTFSSALEAHAYIDAKGAPIVIKADGLAAGKGVVVAMSLEEAHAAVDMMLADNKLGNAGARVVIEEFLTGEEASFIVLVDGKHVLALATSQDHKRLLDADQGPNTGGMGAYSPAPVVTPEIHARALREVIMPTVKGMEADGIPYTGFLYAGLMIAPDGKIKTLEFNCRMGDPETQPIMARLRSDLVNALDHAVDGTLNEVELEWDRRTALGVVLAAHNYPDTPRAGDVITGTPADTEDQITFHAGTKLQDGKVVTSGGRVMCVVGLADTVRGAQQKAYEAINQIQFDGMQYRKDIGYRAIK from the coding sequence ATGAAAATTCTTTTGATCGGATCTGGTGGACGCGAACATGCACTTGCTTGGAAATTAGCGCAATCGCCCCAAGTACAAACTGTTTATGTAGCGCCAGGCAATGGCGGAACTGCCACTGCAAAACAATCTACAGCCGGGATTGAGAACCTTCCGATCACTGGCCTACAAGAGCTAGCTGACTTTGCTAAACGAGAAAAGATTCATCTCACAGTAGTTGGTCCAGAAGCCCCGCTAGCCGCCGGAATAGTAGATGTATTTCGCAACAATGGCTTGCGCATTTTTGGCCCAACTCAATTGGCTGCTCAATTAGAGTCTTCAAAAGATTTCTCAAAAGCTTTTATGAAGCGTCATGGCATTCCTACTGCGGATTACCAAACCTTCTCCAGCGCATTAGAGGCGCATGCCTACATCGATGCTAAAGGCGCTCCGATTGTGATTAAGGCAGATGGCTTGGCTGCAGGTAAAGGTGTTGTGGTGGCTATGAGCCTAGAAGAAGCACACGCTGCGGTTGACATGATGCTGGCAGACAACAAGCTCGGCAATGCCGGAGCACGCGTCGTGATCGAAGAATTTCTCACTGGCGAAGAAGCAAGCTTCATTGTTTTAGTTGATGGCAAACATGTTCTTGCCTTGGCAACTAGCCAAGATCACAAACGCTTGCTCGACGCCGATCAAGGCCCAAACACTGGGGGCATGGGCGCATACTCCCCCGCTCCGGTTGTTACTCCAGAAATTCATGCGCGCGCTTTACGTGAAGTCATCATGCCAACTGTCAAAGGCATGGAAGCAGATGGCATTCCATACACAGGATTCTTGTATGCAGGTCTGATGATTGCGCCGGATGGAAAAATAAAAACCCTAGAATTTAACTGCCGTATGGGCGACCCAGAAACACAGCCTATCATGGCACGCTTACGTAGCGATCTCGTGAATGCCCTAGACCATGCAGTTGACGGCACCCTCAATGAAGTTGAGCTGGAATGGGATCGTCGCACCGCCTTAGGCGTAGTGCTTGCTGCACATAACTACCCCGATACCCCGCGCGCTGGTGATGTCATCACAGGCACTCCAGCAGACACCGAAGATCAAATCACTTTCCATGCTGGTACCAAGCTACAAGATGGCAAAGTAGTGACTTCAGGAGGTCGTGTGATGTGCGTTGTTGGCCTAGCGGATACAGTACGCGGCGCCCAACAAAAAGCATACGAAGCCATTAATCAAATTCAATTTGATGGCATGCAATATCGCAAAGATATTGGCTACCGCGCAATCAAATAA
- the rlmH gene encoding 23S rRNA (pseudouridine(1915)-N(3))-methyltransferase RlmH: MRLTIVSVGHKMPDWVATATQDYIKRMPADCSIEIKEIKPDLTPAKEAIKIAAAIPKGSRIIALDERGKDQTTQNLATQLANWRQEGFDITFLIGGADGLDASLKTNAQAMWRLSSLTLPHAMARVLLVEQLYRAWTILQGHPYHRE; encoded by the coding sequence ATGCGCTTAACCATTGTTTCTGTTGGTCACAAGATGCCAGACTGGGTTGCCACTGCAACCCAGGATTACATTAAGCGCATGCCTGCAGACTGCAGTATCGAGATCAAAGAAATTAAGCCGGACCTTACGCCAGCTAAAGAAGCCATCAAAATCGCTGCGGCTATTCCGAAGGGCTCCAGAATTATTGCCCTAGACGAGCGCGGCAAAGATCAAACCACTCAGAACTTAGCAACCCAACTGGCAAATTGGCGTCAAGAAGGTTTTGATATCACCTTTCTGATTGGTGGGGCCGATGGTTTGGATGCCAGCCTCAAAACGAACGCACAGGCGATGTGGAGACTCTCCAGCCTCACGCTGCCACATGCAATGGCCAGAGTCTTATTGGTAGAACAACTCTATCGCGCTTGGACCATTTTGCAAGGACACCCCTACCATCGTGAGTAA
- a CDS encoding nucleoside triphosphate pyrophosphatase, with the protein MSNPFIYLASQSPRRQELLKQIGVRFEMLLPDADEDSEGIETPLPHEKARAYVERVTLAKSAAALARWEKRKLPWAPILCADTTVSLPNSEEGEILGKPTDAADAARILTMLSGKIHEVLTAVAITVRPNEKPLHITQVSEVQFAQLSPKEIEVYIASGEPFGKAGAYGIQGLGGALIPSIRGSYSGIMGLPVYETAQLLERARV; encoded by the coding sequence GTGAGTAATCCTTTTATTTACCTTGCCTCACAAAGTCCACGCCGCCAAGAACTCTTAAAACAAATTGGCGTTCGCTTTGAAATGCTGCTACCCGATGCAGATGAAGATAGTGAAGGTATTGAGACGCCCCTACCCCATGAAAAAGCACGCGCTTATGTCGAACGCGTTACTTTGGCAAAGAGTGCGGCAGCATTAGCGCGCTGGGAAAAAAGAAAACTTCCATGGGCACCCATCTTATGCGCCGACACCACTGTTAGCCTTCCTAATAGTGAAGAGGGAGAGATTCTGGGTAAACCAACTGATGCAGCTGATGCGGCACGTATTTTGACGATGCTGAGCGGCAAGATTCATGAAGTACTCACAGCCGTTGCCATTACAGTAAGACCTAACGAGAAGCCTTTACACATCACTCAAGTTTCTGAGGTGCAGTTTGCGCAACTATCCCCTAAGGAAATTGAGGTCTATATCGCCAGTGGTGAGCCTTTTGGCAAAGCTGGTGCTTACGGTATTCAGGGGCTAGGTGGCGCACTCATACCCTCGATCCGAGGAAGTTATAGCGGTATCATGGGTTTACCTGTTTACGAAACAGCACAACTTCTAGAGCGTGCCCGAGTCTGA
- the rng gene encoding ribonuclease G produces MNEEILINITPQETRVALIQQGAVQELQIERTRQRGIVGNIYLAKVARVLPGMQSAFVEIGLERTAFMHVADITQNNPQAQIEKLLFEGQTILVQVLKDPLGTKGARLTTQLSIAGRNLVYLPPAGSDPATEKYIGVSQRIDQPEEREAIKTRLASLMAADEKGGIIVRTSAQDASDSELQHDMHYLRTTWENIREAMKVKAAPNLLYQDLSLAERVLRDVAGEDTTQIRVDSAENFEKLKTFTNLYMPNLLGKLSLHRGERTLFDLFDVDAEINKALGRRVDLKSGGYLMIDQTESMTTIDVNTGSYVGARNLDDTVFKTNLEAAQAIARQLRLRNLGGIIIIDFIDMVSKDHQESVLHELKRNLDRDHARTSVSDFSALGLVEMTRKRTRESLAHITCEPCATCMGKGEVKTAQTVCYEILREIVREHRQFNPREFRIVASPDVIDLFLEEESQFLAQLGDFIAKPIKLQAEGTFRQEQYDIVLS; encoded by the coding sequence ATGAATGAAGAAATTCTGATCAATATCACCCCCCAAGAAACACGGGTAGCCTTAATTCAGCAAGGTGCAGTGCAAGAGTTGCAAATTGAGCGCACACGTCAACGGGGCATTGTTGGCAACATCTATTTGGCAAAAGTAGCAAGAGTATTACCCGGCATGCAATCAGCTTTCGTGGAAATTGGGTTAGAACGTACTGCATTTATGCATGTGGCGGATATCACCCAAAATAATCCTCAAGCGCAAATCGAGAAATTACTCTTTGAAGGCCAAACGATTTTGGTCCAAGTCTTAAAAGATCCACTTGGCACCAAAGGTGCGCGCCTCACAACCCAATTAAGCATTGCTGGTCGTAATTTGGTTTACCTGCCGCCTGCAGGCAGCGATCCTGCAACCGAAAAATATATTGGTGTCTCCCAAAGAATTGATCAGCCCGAAGAACGGGAGGCGATCAAAACTCGCTTAGCCAGCCTCATGGCTGCCGATGAAAAAGGTGGAATCATTGTGCGCACCAGCGCCCAAGATGCAAGCGACAGTGAACTTCAGCACGATATGCACTATCTGCGCACCACTTGGGAAAATATTCGCGAAGCAATGAAGGTAAAGGCTGCTCCTAACCTCCTCTACCAGGATCTGAGTCTGGCAGAGCGGGTATTGCGTGATGTAGCTGGCGAGGATACAACCCAAATTCGGGTGGACTCCGCCGAAAACTTTGAAAAGCTCAAAACGTTTACCAATTTGTATATGCCTAATCTATTGGGCAAGCTATCGCTACATCGCGGTGAACGTACGCTGTTTGATTTATTTGATGTCGATGCTGAAATCAATAAGGCACTAGGCCGTCGTGTAGACCTGAAATCAGGAGGCTACCTCATGATTGATCAGACTGAGTCGATGACCACGATTGACGTAAATACTGGCAGCTATGTAGGCGCACGCAATCTCGATGACACCGTATTCAAAACCAACCTAGAAGCTGCGCAAGCCATTGCGCGCCAACTGCGCTTACGCAATCTAGGCGGCATCATCATCATTGACTTCATTGATATGGTCAGCAAAGACCATCAAGAGTCTGTCTTGCACGAACTCAAGCGCAATTTAGACCGCGATCATGCACGCACTTCGGTGAGTGATTTTTCTGCATTGGGTTTGGTGGAGATGACCCGCAAGCGCACCCGTGAATCCTTAGCCCACATTACATGTGAGCCTTGCGCAACCTGCATGGGCAAAGGTGAAGTGAAAACTGCCCAAACGGTTTGCTATGAAATCCTCCGTGAGATTGTGCGAGAGCACCGTCAATTTAATCCGCGAGAATTTAGGATTGTCGCTTCGCCAGACGTCATCGATCTCTTCTTGGAAGAAGAAAGTCAGTTCTTGGCGCAGCTAGGTGATTTCATTGCCAAGCCAATTAAACTCCAGGCAGAAGGCACCTTCCGCCAAGAGCAATACGACATCGTTCTCAGCTAA
- a CDS encoding nicotinate-nucleotide adenylyltransferase, producing the protein MSKVSKIGILGGTFDPPHVGHLRLATHFSKALHLDAILLIPSGEPWQKGTGITPAETRLQLTEAAGIDLARAFLYLKISTQVGVDRIEVDRAGPSYAIDTVKALRERFGENASLTWLMGADSLVALPSWNSWEKLSQYVNFAVATRPHYDLKQEITPEVEQFLMNHQTKDATTLEKSAAGLIYIDESLSVDLSSTELRDRLNSSSRSAIASEQIPTHTLEIITNLGLYQ; encoded by the coding sequence TTGAGCAAAGTAAGCAAAATCGGCATTCTGGGAGGAACGTTTGATCCTCCGCATGTGGGTCATCTCAGATTGGCCACGCATTTTTCTAAAGCATTGCATTTAGATGCGATTCTCCTTATTCCAAGTGGTGAGCCTTGGCAAAAGGGCACTGGTATCACGCCCGCAGAAACTCGCCTACAACTCACAGAAGCTGCCGGCATTGATTTGGCGCGCGCATTTTTATATCTCAAGATTTCGACACAGGTTGGCGTAGATCGAATAGAGGTTGATCGTGCTGGACCCAGCTATGCGATCGATACTGTGAAGGCCTTGCGCGAACGCTTTGGAGAAAATGCCAGTCTGACTTGGTTAATGGGAGCAGACTCTCTCGTTGCCCTTCCGAGCTGGAACTCCTGGGAAAAACTCAGTCAATATGTCAATTTTGCGGTTGCCACGAGACCTCACTACGATTTAAAGCAAGAAATCACCCCTGAGGTAGAGCAGTTCTTAATGAATCATCAAACAAAAGATGCCACTACCCTTGAAAAAAGCGCTGCAGGCCTCATATATATCGATGAAAGCCTCAGTGTCGATCTATCCTCGACCGAGTTACGAGACCGCCTCAATTCAAGCTCTCGAAGCGCTATCGCATCCGAACAAATTCCAACCCATACCCTTGAAATCATTACAAATCTAGGCTTGTATCAGTAA